Part of the Gramella sp. Hel_I_59 genome, GTGTTTCACCGGTTACATACTGGTCAAAGAAATTCTGAATTTCAGGATATGTAAGTTCAACAATCGTAGGAATCAATTCATCATCATTGAATGGTTTGTCTTTCCCGTACTTTGCGTTCAATTTTTTCATAAGATCCAGGATTCCCATATTTCCACCGCTAAGTTCTCTTAGCCTGATGTCAAGGGCCATACCTATAAGCGCTCCCTTCAGGTAAACATTGTAATAGGAATCTTTATACTCATCTGTAAGTATATTTTCACTCATTACGGTAAATGGAACGGTGTCATCAAATCTCTGTGAAGTTGTGATCTTCTGGTTCATTCGTGTATAGAACTCTTTGTTATCTATAAGTCCTTGATTTACCTGGAAAAGATTCGCGAAATATTCTGTTACACCTTCATAAAGCCATAAATGCTTGGACATTTTTGGATCGTTATAGTCAAAATAATGAACCTCGTTAGAGTGAATTCCAAGTGGAGTAATAATATGGAAAAACTCATGCGATACAATATCGGTCATACTTTTGTCCAGAGAAGATGCATCCATAGACTCAGGCATTACCACCACCGTTGAGGTATGATGTTCCAGAGCTCCATAGTTCGAAGCATCTCCTTCACCTTCGGAAAGGTATACAAGGATGGCATATTTATCTGTAGAGTTAATATCACCTAGAAATTCCTTTTGTGCACGGATCATTTTCTCCATTCCAGGCTTTAATGTCTGCGCCGAATGTTTCTCGTTCGGTGAATAAACACTAAGCAAGACCTGCATGTTTTCTACCATGAAACTGGTAGTATCTGGTTTTGAATACATGATAGGATTATCGATCACTTCAAAATACCGATCCAGGTTGTAAATATCTGTTTTAGAGTTTCCTGTTTCAGAATTTTTAGTAGAAGCAATAGTAAGAGAAGTTCCTGCTACAAGATCTTCTGGACGTACAATCTCAAGCTGATATTTCTTTTCGGTCATTCCGTCGAAATAACCTACAAAACCATGTAGATTCAGAAGGAAGTTCTTATCCTTCAAAATATTTGTTCCTGCCATGGAATAAACACCGCCTTCTTCTTCCCAGTCGAAAGAATCATTTACCAGGTACATAACTTTATCCAGGTTTGCCGCCTTTTCGATCTTATAACTATTATCATTAATCTTTTCGAAGCTTAATTCGTTTCCTTTATAGTCAATAGCTTTAAAAGACTCAGTAAATTTTCCGTAGTTATCTTCTGAATAAGTTCCGGGAACAGTTTTCGGAATATTGAATATGGTAGATTCCGTTTTAAATTCTGCTGGGTCTACGGTAACCCACACTTTGTCATTTTCAACATTTACCAGATCAAGTTGAGCCAGAACTGGCTTTTCAATGGTTGCCTGGGGATTTTTCTGAGTCTTACAAGCAAACAACATTGAAGCTGCAGCCAGACCCATCACTAATTTTTTCATATGTGCTTTTGTTTTCTATTTATAAGACTGAACAGTCCTTTAAACGTTACAGTTATTGGTTTAATTATGTTAGAGAACTGGAAGATTCAGGAAATTAAACCTTTAGTCGAATGGTTATGCGTGAAATATCTCCTTCTGAAATCTGGGCACAAAAAAAGCCTGGCATTTGCCAGGCTTTCAAGCTTATTTGGATTGAGATTATACTCTTACATGTCCTTCACCTAATATATAATATTTATTGGTCACCAATTGTTTAAGGCCTAATGGTCCTCTGTGGTGAAGCTTGTCGGTTGAAATTGCAAGTTCAGCTCCAACGCCCATTTGCCCACCATCAGTAAAACGGGTGGAAGCATTATGATACACTGCTGCTGAATCTACCTGCTCCATAAAAGTGATCGCTTCTTCTTTATCTGTAGTGATAATAGAAGCGGAATGACCTCCGGAGTACTGGTTGATCTTCTCAATGGAATTATCGAGTCCGTCAACGGCTCCAATCACAATTTTCATCGCTAGAAACTCCTCATACCATGTATCTTCAGAAGGTACTTTAGATTGATCTGTAAGAACTTCAGATACTTTCTCATCTACCAGAATTTCAACTTTATTGTCGCTGAATAATTCTTCCAGTTCCTTCAGT contains:
- a CDS encoding peptidase M61 translates to MKKLVMGLAAASMLFACKTQKNPQATIEKPVLAQLDLVNVENDKVWVTVDPAEFKTESTIFNIPKTVPGTYSEDNYGKFTESFKAIDYKGNELSFEKINDNSYKIEKAANLDKVMYLVNDSFDWEEEGGVYSMAGTNILKDKNFLLNLHGFVGYFDGMTEKKYQLEIVRPEDLVAGTSLTIASTKNSETGNSKTDIYNLDRYFEVIDNPIMYSKPDTTSFMVENMQVLLSVYSPNEKHSAQTLKPGMEKMIRAQKEFLGDINSTDKYAILVYLSEGEGDASNYGALEHHTSTVVVMPESMDASSLDKSMTDIVSHEFFHIITPLGIHSNEVHYFDYNDPKMSKHLWLYEGVTEYFANLFQVNQGLIDNKEFYTRMNQKITTSQRFDDTVPFTVMSENILTDEYKDSYYNVYLKGALIGMALDIRLRELSGGNMGILDLMKKLNAKYGKDKPFNDDELIPTIVELTYPEIQNFFDQYVTGETPIPYDEFFAKAGIEKQEQMTEVGFFLKGQQPYITANQETMQIVFRGDTEFNTFLKELGVEGGDVIKSVNGEEYNVQNVYELIRKSQEWKEGDDITMTIVRNEEEMQLKAKVSTPMDTQMTLSEVQNADGDKIELRNAWLKG